The following proteins come from a genomic window of Deinococcus aerophilus:
- a CDS encoding DUF3427 domain-containing protein, whose translation MPRVQSLPRHVLNTVGTAYMGDVLRAALREADEVDICVAFLRFSGLGLVVKELEAFTARGGQLRVIVSTYLNVTQPGAVRVLASLSGAQIKLQTGPKGLHTKYYMFGRGRDRRTCWVGSSNFTKSGLFSSIEWNTCHDDPEAVADAEALFTELWERADVILASDEAIWAYERTFLAAQMAAAPPTSIGTGFTAPLPNTAQGEALAQLARLRRDGARRAAVIAATGVGKTLLAAFDAGALACELGRAPDQLSVLFIAHREELLQQACAAYRQLHPAATTGLLVSGQRPGHARVVFATVQSLLGHPELLSRHYDQVVIDEVHHAAAASYRTVLGRLNFHFLLGLTATPERADGHDVLALCDYNVAYEVRLPEAIDHGWLIPFHYFGIADNVDYTPVPWRSGRFDPEALENALLLESRTDLILRHALEKGYDGRRRATVGFCAGVRHARYMAETLGNRGFRAEAITGTVPPAERQRLYDDFADPGHPLEWLFVADVLNEGIDLPAINSLLFLRPTQSPGLFLQQLGRGLRHHPGTEVLTVLDFVGHHKNALVPLQALSRDALRLVGHRHLDSPLQFSPPTDCAVVLEDQTQAILLKVQRELPAAGGKKAHAAAYRLLREELGRPPHLMDFWGRSGVPGFQELRRTFGSWVECRAAMGDADDWERRVERDPLAGALLRAAETNLQLQRVGAYAVAWAMVFFPDDPASGVNAFFVRFPQWRVEQDVEPARALKTLEKKPAWGVLLRDGTLDPALRARLRTDPRLAEEVERRLEYLLAGDHAERHGGVLRTPGALTRYHGYRRSEIVNHLGVQYDPARHNTGAVQVGSDIALLTQLDTRDARAAHQYRNGFLEDRRFFSWESQNRMVPDRGSGQAVADHRRLGHTLHLFAQPGGAGLYFYLGPVDVDQVRGSAPFTAVLKLPERLPATVEEQLLGGG comes from the coding sequence ATGCCCCGTGTTCAGTCTCTCCCTCGCCACGTCTTAAACACGGTCGGTACCGCCTACATGGGCGATGTGCTGCGCGCGGCACTCCGCGAGGCCGATGAGGTGGACATCTGTGTGGCTTTCTTGCGCTTCAGCGGCCTGGGGCTCGTCGTCAAGGAACTGGAGGCCTTCACCGCGCGCGGCGGTCAGTTGCGGGTGATCGTCTCGACCTACCTGAACGTCACGCAGCCGGGAGCGGTCCGCGTGCTCGCGTCCCTTTCCGGTGCCCAGATCAAGCTGCAGACCGGCCCGAAAGGCTTGCACACCAAGTACTACATGTTCGGCCGGGGCCGGGACCGGCGCACCTGCTGGGTGGGGTCGTCGAATTTCACCAAGAGTGGGCTGTTCTCGAGCATCGAATGGAACACCTGCCACGACGACCCGGAAGCCGTGGCAGACGCTGAGGCGCTGTTCACGGAGCTGTGGGAGCGCGCCGACGTGATTCTGGCCAGCGACGAGGCCATCTGGGCCTACGAGCGGACGTTCCTGGCCGCCCAGATGGCCGCGGCACCCCCGACTTCGATCGGTACCGGGTTCACGGCGCCTCTTCCCAACACCGCGCAGGGTGAGGCGCTGGCCCAGCTGGCCCGCCTGCGGCGTGACGGCGCGCGCCGGGCGGCCGTGATCGCCGCGACGGGGGTGGGCAAGACCCTGCTGGCGGCCTTCGACGCCGGCGCGCTGGCCTGTGAACTCGGCCGCGCGCCGGATCAGCTGTCTGTGCTGTTCATCGCCCACCGCGAGGAGCTCTTGCAGCAGGCGTGCGCGGCGTACCGGCAGCTTCACCCAGCCGCCACCACCGGGCTCCTGGTGTCCGGGCAACGCCCTGGACACGCCCGCGTCGTCTTCGCCACCGTCCAGAGTCTGCTGGGCCATCCCGAACTGCTGAGCCGCCACTACGATCAGGTCGTCATCGACGAGGTTCACCACGCCGCCGCGGCCAGCTACCGAACGGTGCTTGGCCGGCTGAACTTTCATTTTCTGCTGGGTCTGACCGCCACGCCTGAACGTGCCGACGGCCACGACGTTCTGGCCCTGTGCGACTACAACGTGGCTTACGAGGTGCGCCTGCCCGAGGCGATCGACCACGGCTGGCTGATTCCCTTCCATTATTTCGGCATCGCCGACAACGTCGACTACACCCCGGTTCCCTGGCGCAGCGGACGCTTCGACCCCGAGGCGCTCGAGAACGCGCTGCTGCTCGAGAGCCGCACCGATCTGATCCTGCGTCACGCCCTGGAAAAGGGCTATGACGGGCGGCGCCGGGCCACCGTGGGGTTCTGTGCGGGCGTGCGTCACGCCCGGTATATGGCCGAGACCCTGGGCAACCGGGGCTTCCGGGCCGAGGCGATCACGGGCACGGTTCCACCGGCCGAGCGTCAGCGGCTCTACGACGACTTCGCCGACCCGGGCCACCCGCTGGAGTGGTTGTTCGTCGCCGACGTCCTGAACGAGGGCATCGACCTTCCGGCCATCAACTCGCTGCTGTTCCTGCGGCCCACCCAGTCGCCCGGCCTGTTCCTGCAGCAGCTGGGGCGTGGCCTGCGCCACCATCCCGGCACCGAGGTGCTCACCGTGCTGGACTTCGTGGGCCACCACAAGAACGCCCTGGTTCCCCTGCAGGCCCTGAGCCGGGACGCGCTGCGGCTCGTCGGCCACCGGCACCTCGATTCACCGCTGCAGTTCAGTCCGCCCACGGACTGCGCGGTCGTCCTCGAGGACCAGACCCAGGCAATCTTGCTCAAGGTGCAGCGCGAGCTGCCGGCGGCAGGCGGGAAGAAGGCCCACGCGGCCGCCTACCGTCTGCTGCGTGAGGAACTGGGCCGTCCACCCCACCTGATGGACTTCTGGGGCCGTTCCGGCGTGCCCGGGTTCCAGGAGCTGCGCCGCACCTTCGGGTCCTGGGTGGAGTGCCGCGCCGCGATGGGTGACGCCGACGACTGGGAACGCCGGGTGGAGCGGGATCCCCTGGCGGGCGCGCTGCTGCGGGCGGCAGAGACCAACCTGCAGCTGCAGCGCGTGGGGGCGTACGCCGTGGCGTGGGCCATGGTGTTTTTCCCCGATGATCCGGCGTCCGGCGTGAACGCGTTTTTCGTGCGCTTTCCGCAGTGGCGGGTCGAGCAGGACGTCGAGCCGGCGCGGGCCTTGAAGACCCTGGAGAAGAAGCCCGCCTGGGGCGTGCTGCTGCGGGACGGCACGCTGGATCCCGCGTTGAGGGCCCGGTTGCGCACCGACCCGCGGCTCGCCGAGGAGGTCGAACGCCGTCTGGAGTATCTCCTGGCCGGTGATCACGCCGAACGGCACGGTGGCGTGCTGCGGACGCCCGGCGCCCTGACCCGGTACCACGGTTACCGGCGCAGCGAGATCGTCAACCACCTGGGCGTTCAGTACGATCCGGCGCGGCACAACACCGGCGCCGTGCAGGTGGGAAGCGACATCGCGCTGCTCACGCAACTGGACACCCGTGACGCGCGCGCCGCCCACCAGTACCGCAACGGTTTTCTGGAGGACCGGCGCTTCTTTTCGTGGGAAAGTCAGAACCGCATGGTGCCGGACCGCGGTTCGGGACAGGCGGTGGCCGATCACCGCCGGCTGGGCCACACGCTGCACCTGTTCGCCCAGCCGGGTGGCGCGGGCCTGTATTTCTACCTGGGGCCGGTCGACGTGGATCAGGTCCGGGGCAGCGCCCCGTTCACGGCGGTCCTGAAATTGCCCGAGCGGCTGCCGGCCACCGTGGAAGAGCAGCTGCTGGGCGGAGGATGA
- a CDS encoding restriction endonuclease → MGERLIDALVSVMRVSVGPQPMVDVLRRLHARGVDVTSSEVGAAVEQDHAQRAVRQLPARFKTVNRLSLRGKTVHLTWLGETVEAPARSRAAARSATQVDSRPPGSAPARQVRGRQDVTASVNPRPRAGSAALVKRLLKLSPTAFEGVVERLLVALGVQDVTRTPPTNDAGVDVRGVLVIEELLRVRVAVQVKRYVGNVSRPEIQKLRGSLSHGEVGWFFTTGGYSEGARVEARATDRQPISLISGLEVAELLIKYGVALDEAGPAAQAEET, encoded by the coding sequence GTGGGCGAACGGCTGATCGACGCGCTCGTTTCCGTGATGCGCGTCTCGGTGGGGCCCCAGCCTATGGTGGACGTGCTGCGCCGCCTGCACGCGCGCGGCGTGGACGTCACGTCGTCCGAGGTGGGGGCGGCCGTCGAGCAGGACCATGCCCAGCGCGCCGTCCGGCAGCTCCCTGCCCGGTTCAAGACGGTGAACAGGCTCAGCCTGCGCGGCAAGACGGTGCACCTCACCTGGCTGGGTGAAACGGTGGAGGCGCCGGCCCGGAGCAGGGCGGCAGCGCGGTCGGCCACCCAGGTGGATTCCAGGCCTCCCGGTTCGGCTCCGGCGCGGCAGGTCAGGGGACGCCAGGACGTCACGGCGTCCGTCAACCCCCGCCCGAGGGCCGGCAGCGCCGCGCTGGTCAAGCGCCTGTTGAAGCTCTCCCCGACGGCATTTGAAGGGGTCGTCGAGCGCCTGCTGGTGGCCCTCGGGGTTCAAGACGTCACCCGGACGCCGCCCACCAACGACGCCGGCGTGGACGTGCGGGGCGTGCTCGTGATCGAGGAGCTGTTGCGGGTGCGGGTGGCCGTGCAGGTCAAACGGTACGTGGGAAACGTGTCCCGGCCGGAGATCCAGAAGTTGCGCGGCAGCCTGTCGCACGGTGAGGTGGGTTGGTTCTTCACGACCGGTGGGTACAGCGAGGGAGCGCGGGTGGAAGCGCGGGCCACCGACCGCCAGCCGATTTCACTGATCTCGGGGCTGGAGGTTGCCGAACTCCTGATCAAGTACGGCGTGGCGCTCGACGAGGCCGGGCCGGCTGCGCAGGCAGAGGAGACCTGA